The following are from one region of the Halomonas qaidamensis genome:
- a CDS encoding Fe(3+) ABC transporter substrate-binding protein yields MKKARLTATVAAIMAGSAFAGSALANEVNIYSARHYDSDEILYKAFTEETGIEVNVLEGDSDQLMERMQREGIASPADVMLTVDAGRLWRAEQDGLFQSVDSDVLNERLPESMRHPEGLWFGFSQRARVIFYNRENFDPSQIATYEDLADPQFEGQVCIRSSNNIYNQSLLASMIEHHGEEGAQEWAEGVVSNMARDPEGGDTDQILGVASGECDLAVANHYYYVRLLHSDDDADREAARKVGMIFPNQDDRGTHVNVGGAGLVANAQNPENGIRFLEFLASDEAQEVLADRNYEFPVVEGIKKNPVLESWGDFTKDDINISILGENNPEAIRIFDRVSWR; encoded by the coding sequence ATGAAAAAAGCACGTCTCACGGCTACCGTAGCTGCCATCATGGCAGGTTCTGCTTTTGCAGGTAGCGCGCTCGCCAACGAAGTCAACATTTACTCCGCTCGCCATTACGATTCTGACGAGATTCTCTACAAAGCGTTCACAGAAGAGACCGGGATCGAGGTTAACGTACTAGAGGGCGATTCCGACCAGTTGATGGAGCGCATGCAGCGTGAAGGCATTGCGAGTCCTGCTGACGTAATGCTCACCGTTGACGCGGGTCGCCTATGGCGCGCCGAGCAGGATGGCCTTTTTCAAAGCGTAGACTCGGACGTGCTTAACGAGCGCCTGCCAGAATCAATGCGTCACCCTGAAGGTTTGTGGTTTGGCTTTAGCCAGCGTGCACGGGTTATTTTCTACAACCGCGAGAACTTTGACCCTAGCCAAATTGCTACTTACGAAGATCTGGCCGACCCGCAGTTTGAAGGCCAAGTATGTATCCGTTCTTCCAACAACATTTACAACCAGTCGCTGCTCGCCTCAATGATTGAGCATCACGGCGAAGAAGGCGCGCAAGAGTGGGCTGAAGGCGTTGTGAGCAACATGGCACGCGATCCAGAAGGCGGTGATACCGACCAGATTCTTGGCGTTGCAAGCGGCGAGTGTGACTTGGCAGTTGCGAACCACTACTACTACGTTCGTCTGCTACATTCTGATGACGACGCTGACCGCGAAGCGGCACGCAAAGTAGGGATGATTTTCCCCAATCAGGATGATCGTGGCACCCACGTTAACGTTGGCGGTGCAGGCTTGGTGGCTAACGCACAGAACCCAGAAAACGGCATTCGCTTCCTGGAGTTCTTAGCCTCTGACGAAGCTCAGGAAGTACTGGCTGATCGCAACTACGAGTTCCCTGTTGTTGAAGGCATCAAGAAAAATCCGGTGCTCGAATCTTGGGGTGATTTCACCAAAGACGATATCAACATCAGCATCTTGGGCGAGAACAACCCAGAAGCGATCCGTATTTTTGATCGCGTAAGCTGGCGTTAA
- a CDS encoding ABC transporter ATP-binding protein — translation MTATVSLFDVSAPASALSLRGVQHTFAANKVVKGIDLDIAPGEVVCLLGPSGCGKTTLLRIAAGLEVVQEGSVSLDGLSIAAPGKRHVPPEKRNVGLAFQDSALFPHLSVLENVTFGLKSLPSSQRQERALELLAQLGMADYAESYPHMLSGGQQQRVALARALAPTPKLMLLDEPFSSLDARLRDRIRDDTLHVLKKLGSATLLVTHDPEEAMFMADRIALMRDGKIVQTGTPRELYCAPVDPFVVTFFGEVNELSGVVKGGFVATPVGPVDASWLPEGSHAQVMIRPEALRIRERDVPAEPHNHSHVVMAKLLGRSSLIHLCAHGNDGQEAHLHARVPGVFLPQEGQPIDIDLDHSQVFIFPA, via the coding sequence ATGACGGCAACTGTGTCACTTTTCGATGTGTCGGCTCCTGCATCAGCATTGTCGCTTCGTGGTGTTCAGCACACGTTTGCGGCGAATAAAGTGGTAAAAGGCATTGATCTTGATATCGCTCCAGGCGAAGTAGTGTGCTTGCTTGGCCCTTCTGGCTGTGGCAAAACCACACTGCTTAGGATTGCTGCGGGGTTAGAGGTTGTGCAGGAAGGATCGGTGAGTCTTGATGGTCTTTCTATTGCGGCACCGGGTAAGCGTCATGTTCCGCCGGAAAAGCGTAATGTAGGCCTTGCCTTCCAAGACTCTGCCCTATTTCCACACCTTAGCGTGCTCGAAAACGTTACCTTCGGTCTGAAAAGTTTGCCTTCAAGTCAGCGCCAGGAGCGTGCACTTGAGCTGCTAGCTCAACTAGGCATGGCCGACTATGCAGAAAGTTATCCGCATATGTTGTCAGGTGGGCAGCAGCAGCGTGTGGCACTGGCGCGTGCCCTAGCTCCTACACCTAAATTGATGTTGCTGGATGAGCCATTTTCTAGCCTGGATGCGCGGCTACGGGATCGTATCCGAGACGATACGCTGCACGTGTTGAAAAAGCTCGGCTCAGCAACTCTGCTAGTGACTCATGACCCTGAAGAAGCCATGTTTATGGCAGATCGCATTGCACTGATGCGGGATGGTAAAATCGTCCAGACAGGGACCCCACGCGAGCTTTATTGCGCGCCTGTAGACCCCTTTGTCGTCACGTTTTTTGGCGAAGTGAATGAATTAAGCGGTGTCGTTAAGGGGGGCTTTGTGGCTACGCCCGTCGGTCCGGTGGATGCCAGCTGGCTGCCAGAAGGTAGCCATGCTCAGGTGATGATTCGTCCCGAAGCATTACGTATTAGAGAGCGTGATGTGCCTGCGGAACCGCATAATCATAGCCACGTGGTTATGGCTAAGCTGCTGGGGCGCTCAAGCCTCATTCACTTATGTGCCCATGGTAACGACGGACAAGAAGCCCACCTTCACGCCCGTGTGCCTGGGGTATTCTTACCCCAGGAGGGGCAGCCGATTGATATCGACTTAGACCACTCCCAGGTGTTTATCTTTCCGGCTTAA